The following are encoded together in the Hoplias malabaricus isolate fHopMal1 chromosome 3, fHopMal1.hap1, whole genome shotgun sequence genome:
- the get4 gene encoding Golgi to ER traffic protein 4 homolog, with amino-acid sequence MMSEQDSAKGRNRGGVQRVEGKLRASVERGDYYEAHQMYRTLFFRYMAQAKHAEARELMYNGALLFFSYNQQNSAADLSMLVLETLEKSDAQIEDDILEHLVKLFSLMDPNSPERVAFVSRALKWSTGGSGKLGHPKLHQLLAVTLWKEQNYSESRYHFLHSSDGEGCAQMLVEYSAARGFRSEVDMFVAQAVLQFLCLKNKTSALVVFTTYTQKHPSIEKGPPFVQPLLNFLWFLLLAVEGGKLTVFTVLCEQYQPSLKRDPMYNEYLDRIGQLFFGVPPKQSSSYGGLLGNLLNSLMGSGEEEEGEEAQENSSPIELD; translated from the exons ATGATGTCGGAGCAGGACAGCGCTAAGGGCCGAAACCGCGGCGGAGTGCAGCGTGTGGAGGGCAAACTGCGGGCCAGCGTAGAGCGGGGGGATTACTATGAAGCCCACCAGATGTATCGAACTTTATTTTTCAG gtacatggcccaggcgaAGCATGCAGAGGCCCGAGAGCTCATGTACAACGGAGCCCTGCTCTTCTTCAGCTACAACCAG CAAAACAGTGCAGCAGATCTATCCATGCTGGTGTTAGAGACATTAGAGAAATCTGATGCCCAGATAGAAGACGATATATTAG AGCATTTGGTTAAACTATTTAGCCTAATGGACCCAAATTCTCCCGAGAGGGTGGCATTTGTGTCCAGGGCACTAAAGTGGTCCACAGGAGGATCGGGGAAACTTGGACACCCCAAACTACACCAGCTGCTGGCAGTCACACTGTGGAAAG AACAAAACTACAGCGAGTCGCGCTATCACTTTCTGCATTCCTCTGACGGTGAAGGCTGTGCACAGATGTTGGTGGAGTATTCTGCTGCCAGGGGCTTTCGCAGTGAGGTGGACATGTTTGTGGCTCAGGCAGTCTTACA ATTCCTCTGTCTAAAGAACAAAACTAGCGCATTGGTGGTTTTCACTACATACACACAGAAGCACCCATCCATAGAGAAAGGCCCTCCGTTTGTGCAGCCACTTCTTAACTTCCTCTGGTTTCTTCTATTGGCAGTGGAAGG TGGGAAGCTGACAGTCTTTACAGTGTTATGTGAGCAGTATCAGCCATCGTTAAAGAGAGACCCTATGTATAATGAG TACCTGGACAGAATAGGACAGCTGTTTTTCGGAGTACCACCAAAACAGTCATCATCATACGGTGGTCTGCTAG GAAACCTGTTGAACAGTCTTATGGGTTCGGGTGAAGAAGAGGAAGGCGAGGAGGCACAGGAGAATAGCAGCCCCATTGAGCTGGACTGA